Sequence from the Nocardia brasiliensis genome:
ACGTCACCAAACTCACCCGCAGCTGCCTCGGCCTGGTCGCCGAGATGTTCGATCGCCGTGCCGTGCCCGGCGACGAACGCCTCGGCGAGGTCCGCGAGGCGGCCACCCAGTGGGCGCGCGAAGGCGTACCGCTCAGCACCATCCTGCGCGGCTACCACGAGGGCGTGCGCATCGCGTTCGGTCTGGTCACCGCGCCCGCCAAGGCCGACGACGTGCGCGAGTTACTCGTCGCCAGCGACCTCATGCTGGAACTGCTGGAGGCGGTTACGGCGGCGGTGGCCGACGCCTACATCGAGGAACAGCACCTCGTGGCCAAGGAGCACCAGACCGCAACGCAGACCCTGGCCTCGGCGCTGCTCAGCGGCCGTGGCAGCTCCGCGCTGGCCAGGCAGGCGGGCATTCCCATCGCCGACGCGTATCAGGTTGTCGCCCTGTCGCTTTCCGAACACGCCGACGAGCGCGACCCACGGGTGGACGCGCACGTCGCCGCCCGGCGCAAGCTACGCAGGTTGCAGTCGGCGCTGGCGACCGCATTCGCCTCGCGGGCACTGGCATTGCTCAGCACCAAGGGCGGTACCATGCTGGTCCCGATCGGTGACGACGGCGAAACCGCCATGACCACAGAGACATTGGCGCGCCTGGCCGAGGCCGCCGAGGTGCCGCTGACCGCGACGGTCGTCGCCAGCGATACCGACGAGATACCCGAATCCGCCGACCAGGCACACGAATTGCTCAATCTGGTCCGGGTCGGCGGCAAGCCCCCCGGCCTCTATCAGATGGCCGATCTCGCGGTGGAGTATCAGCTCACCCGCGGCGGTCCCGCCACCCGGCGCATCGCCACCGTGCTCGCCCCGCTCGACGCGCACCCCGAGTTGTTCGAGACCATGCGCGCCTACCTCGGTAACGATATGAACCGGCAGCTCACCGCGCGGCAACTGTACGTCCACCCGAACACCGTCGACTACCGGCTGCGCCGAATCGCCCAGCTCACCTCGATAGATCTGGCCACCTCCGCCGGGATCTCGCAGGCGGCCATCGCCCTGCTCGCGCGCGATCTGGACCGCAGCGTCACTCGCAGGCTGTGACCCCGACGTGACCTGTAACGGATTCGTGCTGGTCACCGGGACGCCGAATTGAGATCCTGAAACTGCCGCTGACATCTGGATGGTGAAGCATGCGAATAGCCGAGATCCTGCGCAGAAAAGGTTGCGACGTCGCCACGGTCGCACCGGATACTCCGGTACGGAGCTTGTTGGCCACGCTGGCCGAGCACAACATCGGCGCGGTGGTGGTGACTCCGGACGGTGACGGCATCGTCGGCATCGTCTCCGAACGCGACGTGGTGCGCACGCTGCACGCGCGGGGCGCGGAGCTGCTCGACACCCCGGTCGCGGAGATCATGACCACCGACGTGCGCACCTGCGCGCCGGACGACGAGATCAACAGCCTGCGAAACACCATGACCGAGCACCGGATTCGGCACCTGCCGGTGGTCGGCGAGGGCAGGCTGGTCGGCATCGTCAGCATCGGCGACGTGGTCAAGAGCGCGATCTCGGAGCTGGCCACCGAACGCCAGCACCTCGTCGAGTACCTGCAGGGCAAGTACTGACCCGAACGCGCTGGTGCCGCGTCGAGAAACGTACCGAAGTTCTTGGACGGGGCGCTAGATGCTGCCGAGATCCTTCGACAGCCAGTGCTCCGGTCGCAGGTGCACCACCACCTGCTCACCGAACTCCTCGGCCTGCTTCAGATACGCGTCGATCGCGTCGCCACTGAGATAACGCTCGACCATCTCGCGATGCTGTTCGTCGGTGAGCGCAGTGACCGAGGAGACCGGGCCCTCCACCGTCACGTACCGCACGCTCGGCGCGAGGTGCTGCACCATCAGGGTGAACCGCCCTGCGGCGTCGATGGCCTTCAGCTTGCGCGAATCCGCCCCGGTGATCACCCACGGCTCGCCGCCGGGCCGGTACTGATACCAGACGGGCACGCTGAGCGGGCCGCGATCGGCGCCCGCCGCCACCGACAACGCGGCGATATGCGGCTGGGCGAGGAACTCTTGACGCTCTTTCAAGGTCAAAGCCATGACCCCCAGACTAGCCGGAAACCGGTGGTGTGAAAGGCGTTGCCCACGAGAAACCTTCGAAGAGCTCAGCAAAAGTGCGTATCGTTGGGGGCGTCCCAGCGCATCCGGCTCAGCGCGTTTTCGGAGGGAGCGTCACGTTGCGATCCCACGCCTCGCGGTCGCACGTCGTGCGACCACCGGCTGAGCGGTCCTCCCCTGCGCCCGACCAGGCCGCGGTACGCAAGCTGTTCCCCGCACTGGCCGAATCCACCGAGGTGTACCTCGACAGCGCGGCGACCACGCAGAAGCCGCGACCGGTCATCGACGTGATCACGCAGTACCACAGCTCGCGCACCGCCAACGCCGGGCGCGGCACCTACCCGTGGGCCACCAGCCTGACCGGGCGGCTGGCCCGCATCCGGGAGCGCGCCGCCGCCTTCATCGGCGCCGAACACGCCGACGAGGTGGTGTTCACCGGCGGTGCGACGGCCGCGCTCAACGCCGTCGCCCTGTCCTGGGGCCTGGCGGTGCTCGACGACGGCGACGAAATCCTGTACAGCCCAGACGATCACGCGTCCAACGTGCACCCGTGGCAGCACCTGCGCGGGCTGCTCGCGCGATTCGGGCGCAGGCTCGAGCTGGTGCCGTACCGGGTGACCAGGACCGGGCAGGCCGACACCGCCGACATCCTGGCCAAGGTCGGCCCGCGCACCCGGCTGATCACCACCAGTCATCTGCATCACGTGTACGGCGGGCTCACCACCTTGGCGCAGCTGCGCGGCCTGCTCGATCCCGAGATCCTGCTGTGTTTCGACTGCAGCCAGAGCGGTGGGCACCTTCCGGTCGATGTGACCGAGCTCGGCGCGGATTTCGCGATCTTCGCCGCGCACAAGATGTTCGGCACTCCGGGCACCGGAGTCCTGTACTGCCGCAGGCGCGTCCACGATCGGCTGGTGCCGTTCCTGCCCGGTGGCAATTCCGGGGTGCGGGTGGGCGCGGACGGCCTGGTGCCCGAGGCGATGCCCGCGCTGCTCGAGGGCGGCACGCACAATATTCCCGGCATCCTCGCGCTCGGCAGCGCGCTGGAGGTGCTCGAGTCATTCGACGTCGCGGCCATCGCCGCGCACAATCGCCTGCTGACACTGCGCCTGATCGACGGGCTGCGACCCATCCGCGGGCTCGAGTTCCGACCGGGGCCCGCCTACGCGCCCGGCCCGGTCGGTTACGGCATCCTGTCGTTCACGCTGGAGGGGATCTCGGCGGCGGATCTCGGGTTCGTCCTGAGCGAATTGGGTTTCCTGGTCCGGACCGGCCTGCACTGCACCGTCGCGCCCGAGGAGCATGCCGCGGGCAACGACGACTCGGTCCGGGTCAGCACGCACATCTACAACACCGCCGACGAGATCGACCGGTTCACCAAGTGCGTCATGACGATTGCCGAGGAGGTCACATGACCATGGACACCCCGCGTTACGACCGCAGGGCCGCATCCCGGGTGCTGGCGGGGCTGGCCCAGCCCGGACTGTTCGGCACCGAACTCACGCTCCCGCGACACCGCCGCGTCGAATACACCTGCACCGCACTGCGTACCGAGCCGAACAGCCATCTCACCTACTCCCAGCGGCTGTACCTGGAACGGTTCATGCGGCCGTGCCGTCCGTACCAGGTGACCAGCGCGACGCACCGGATCACCTGGACCGACAGCGACGGCATCCCCAACACCGGGCACTTCCGCGCGGACGGGCTCGGCCCGCTGGTGCCGATCGCTATGCGCGAGACGGTACTCACGCTGTGGCACGGGCTCGAGGCCAATACCGCGCTCGCCGAACGGATCTCGGCGCTCGCACCGCGCGAGCACGCGGTATTGGACGGGACGACGACCGACCACGACCCGCACGACATCTTCCGGGTCGGCATCGAGGCAGCGGGCCGCGCCCTCGCCCAGCACGCCCTGCTCGCCAGGCAGACCCCCTATCGCGGCGCCGCCGAATTCGCCAGGGGCATCCACGAATCCGGCTTGTTCGCGGCCGTCGCGACGCGATGGTACTGGGAGCTACAGGCTTCCACGTATCGGCGTGGCATGATCCCGGTGACCCTGATCGCCCAGCCCGACGGCACGGTGCGCTACTCCGCGGAGACCGTGGCGACGCTGCGGGCGATGAAGGACGCCACCATCTCCGACGCGCACACGGTGATGCGGCGCGCCACCCACGTCGAAGGCCTGTCGGTGGCCGAGGCGATCGCCAAATACCACGACGATCTCGACCTGATCTCCCGCCAGTACGCCCTACTACCCGCGGGGACCAGACCCGCTTGCCTGGCCGCGATGCCGCACCATCTCGGCGGCGGGCACTACAGCATCCTGCCGGTGGTGGTCGATCGTTTCGTCGCGGTGTTCGACAAGCTCGTCGGGCGCTGCGAGCCGGTCGAGGTGAGCGCCGAGCCGGCCGACGCGCACGCCGATCGCGCGGCCACCGCCGAGGATCAGGTGTTCTACGTCCCCGACATGACCTGCAAGCACTGCGTGCGCACGATCGGCGGCGTGCTCGAGTC
This genomic interval carries:
- a CDS encoding PucR family transcriptional regulator → MAPCRTLPGEQLRGDVTKLTRSCLGLVAEMFDRRAVPGDERLGEVREAATQWAREGVPLSTILRGYHEGVRIAFGLVTAPAKADDVRELLVASDLMLELLEAVTAAVADAYIEEQHLVAKEHQTATQTLASALLSGRGSSALARQAGIPIADAYQVVALSLSEHADERDPRVDAHVAARRKLRRLQSALATAFASRALALLSTKGGTMLVPIGDDGETAMTTETLARLAEAAEVPLTATVVASDTDEIPESADQAHELLNLVRVGGKPPGLYQMADLAVEYQLTRGGPATRRIATVLAPLDAHPELFETMRAYLGNDMNRQLTARQLYVHPNTVDYRLRRIAQLTSIDLATSAGISQAAIALLARDLDRSVTRRL
- a CDS encoding CBS domain-containing protein, with product MRIAEILRRKGCDVATVAPDTPVRSLLATLAEHNIGAVVVTPDGDGIVGIVSERDVVRTLHARGAELLDTPVAEIMTTDVRTCAPDDEINSLRNTMTEHRIRHLPVVGEGRLVGIVSIGDVVKSAISELATERQHLVEYLQGKY
- a CDS encoding pyridoxamine 5'-phosphate oxidase family protein; translated protein: MALTLKERQEFLAQPHIAALSVAAGADRGPLSVPVWYQYRPGGEPWVITGADSRKLKAIDAAGRFTLMVQHLAPSVRYVTVEGPVSSVTALTDEQHREMVERYLSGDAIDAYLKQAEEFGEQVVVHLRPEHWLSKDLGSI
- a CDS encoding aminotransferase class V-fold PLP-dependent enzyme, whose translation is MRPPAERSSPAPDQAAVRKLFPALAESTEVYLDSAATTQKPRPVIDVITQYHSSRTANAGRGTYPWATSLTGRLARIRERAAAFIGAEHADEVVFTGGATAALNAVALSWGLAVLDDGDEILYSPDDHASNVHPWQHLRGLLARFGRRLELVPYRVTRTGQADTADILAKVGPRTRLITTSHLHHVYGGLTTLAQLRGLLDPEILLCFDCSQSGGHLPVDVTELGADFAIFAAHKMFGTPGTGVLYCRRRVHDRLVPFLPGGNSGVRVGADGLVPEAMPALLEGGTHNIPGILALGSALEVLESFDVAAIAAHNRLLTLRLIDGLRPIRGLEFRPGPAYAPGPVGYGILSFTLEGISAADLGFVLSELGFLVRTGLHCTVAPEEHAAGNDDSVRVSTHIYNTADEIDRFTKCVMTIAEEVT
- a CDS encoding heavy-metal-associated domain-containing protein, which gives rise to MTMDTPRYDRRAASRVLAGLAQPGLFGTELTLPRHRRVEYTCTALRTEPNSHLTYSQRLYLERFMRPCRPYQVTSATHRITWTDSDGIPNTGHFRADGLGPLVPIAMRETVLTLWHGLEANTALAERISALAPREHAVLDGTTTDHDPHDIFRVGIEAAGRALAQHALLARQTPYRGAAEFARGIHESGLFAAVATRWYWELQASTYRRGMIPVTLIAQPDGTVRYSAETVATLRAMKDATISDAHTVMRRATHVEGLSVAEAIAKYHDDLDLISRQYALLPAGTRPACLAAMPHHLGGGHYSILPVVVDRFVAVFDKLVGRCEPVEVSAEPADAHADRAATAEDQVFYVPDMTCKHCVRTIGGVLESMDIRVVEIDLISKRVIAEFRSPRNRARAFEAIRDGGYNPVAEQPEAPAADAVAAQPSESAV